The Avibacterium sp. 20-132 genome segment CGCCCAAAGTGGAAGATATTAAGCAAATGTATTTGCAGAATATCAAAAAGGCGACCAGTTACATTTACACAGAAAATCAATATTTTCGTTTTCCGCCGTTGGTCGATAGTTTTATAGAAATGTGGCGAAAGCAGAAACAAGATGGGCGAACGCCTCAACATCCTATTCATTGGTTTGTGGTGACTAATTCAACAAAAGCAGGCTTAGGGAGTGGCATGGAAAGCACCCAGCGAATGTTCCAACATTTAGGACGCGGTGAGCAACTGCCTAAAATGATGAAAGTGTTTGGTGAGGTGAGTGAAAAAGACATCAAGCAAGCTTATCAAAAAGAGCTGGCACGCCAGCGATGCTTGGATACTACCAAACAGTGCCTATTGGGGAAGAATTATACCAATTCGCAGCAGTATAAAGCGGATGAAATCCGTTTTTTCCGCCTGCATCAGCAACAACAAGCGCAACAAGCACAGGATGATGCAATGACTGCTGAGCAAGCTTATGAACAATTCGCTGCAGAAATTGGGATTAAAACCCATATTTGCACCCTAGTGGCGATGAATTCCAATCCTAAACAATGGCAGGAGGTTTATGTTCACTCAAAAGTCACCTTGATTAATGATGTCTTTTTATGCATTAGTTCCGCGAACCTGAATACCCGCAGTATGCAGGTGGATACGGAATTAGGCATTATCACCGAATGTCGTGCGGTGGCAACCCACTTACGCACGGCATTATGGGCAATGCACACGGGGGGCGAGCCTGAGGCAAATCCAGCGGATTTAGTGCATTATCGTGATGCGGCGAAAGTGTATGAAAAATGGGACTATATGTTGAATAAAAATCAAAAGTTAGAAAAGGAACAACAACCACCCAAATTCCCTTTACGCCGCTTTTTAAACACACAATTTAGTTTATGGAGTTTGGATTAATGAAACGCAATATTACACGTGGGCTTATCCCGATTATTTGTTTTTTACTCAGTGCCTGTGCTAAAGGAGGAAGTATGTTTTCACAAGCTGAACTACAACAACGTCTTGATGTGGACTGCATTCATGAGGTTTTACCGCCCATTCCATCTGACACCGAAACCCTGTACCAATACGCACGTTATCATGATTTACACCGCTTATGGAAAGGAAAAATCGGTGGTTGGAATGATTTAGCAAAATACTACCGCATTGCTGCTGCAAACGGGAACTACAAAGCCAATAAACGTTTGCAATACTTGCTCTATTCCAACCGAATTATCGCAGAAAATAATAAAAAAGAGGTCATTACCCTCAATGAACAGTTAGAAAAACTGGCACCAGCTTCCGCCTATTATGGCTACTTTGTTTATTTAAGCAAAGGCTATGGTGTGAAAGTATTCTCATCTGGAGAGTATAGCTATTTACGCAAAGCGGTAGATTTAGGCAACAAAGAGGCACAATATGCGATGGCTGAAATTTTAGGTCAAATCAAAGATGATAAAAGCTTTCAGTTGCGCAGCCAGCTCTGGAGAAAACTTTATCAATGTGCATCAGATCAAGGAATGGGCAAGGCTTCCTTAGAGCTTGGAGGAAGTCGTCAGATTGATGGACTTTATGACAAAGCACTTAATGCTTATCAGCAGGGAGTGAGGAATGGTAATGCCCTATCAGCCTTAACATTATATTATGGGTTTAGGGATGGAGCGACTAACAAGGACAAATATGATTATTTACCCATCTCTCACGATCCAGAACGAGCAAAACGCTATGAAATGATTAAAACTTACCTTTATGATTATAGTTATTTACAACCCACAGTCCCCGACCTTGATGAAATCGTTCCCTTACCGCCAGCCAAGCTTCCGCCTTGGGACGGTAAAATCACTTTTCAACGTTGGTTTGAAGGCCCTTCACCGCAAAAACCAAGTGATGAGTTAATGCAAAAACTGGCTGAAAAAGTAGGGCTAGATTGGCAAACTGGATTGCCGTTGAAAAAATAAGGGAAAAGGCAATGCCCGTTGAATGTATTGATGTTAGTGACAAGGAATCTCATTATGCAAGACTCAAAATCAACTTTTTCCCCACAACGTTGGTCTATTACGCCGAAAGGCAAAAATCCTGCTCATATTGGTGCTTCTGTGCTACACCCCGATGGTTCGGTTGGCCAGGTTGTGGGAGGGCAATCTACAGTCACCTTTGGTGGCAAAGCGGCGGCTTGTATTGGTGATAAGGTAGAATGCCCAGGGCATAGTGGCGTGATTATCGCCGGTGCAAAAACCGTCTCTATTGGCGGTAAGGCATTAGCCCGAGAGGGAGATAAAACCAGCTGTGGCGGGGTGATTGTCAATGCCTTTCCAACGATTACCGTTTATGACAGCACAAAAACCGTGCATGGCAAAAGTGCAGAGGGAAAACAGGAACTTAAATTATCTCTCTTTCAATCAGCCTTTTCTGAGCAAAAGAAATATGTAGGAATGCCGTATAAGCTTTACATTGATGGGAGTGAAGTTGGTGAGGGCGTTTCTAATGAAGAAGGGGATTTTTACCTTGAAGTTCCAGAAAACATCAACGAATTTGAGCTTGTGCTTAAAAATGGCGATCGCTATATCATCGCGACGGAAAGCTAATCTTCTGTAACATTAAGGAGGAAACGTGATGGACGAGGAAAAACAACCGATTCGCATACAACTTGCGAAACATCAAAATGAAGTGATTTTAACAGAGCGTTGGTTTTTAGATAATGCGGAGACTTACCAAAATGGGGATAAAAGTCGACCGGTGGATGCGACATTTAAAGCCTTAGTGAATGGTGAAACGGCATTTGCTGAAGTGTATGAAGCAATTAACAATGCCAAGCGTTCTGTTGATATAGCAATTTGGGGCTTTCAGCCCTCTATGTGTTTTAAGCGAGGTAGCGATGACAAAACTTACCGCATTGGGGATTTGCTCATAATCAAAGCGTATGAAAATGTTCAAATTCGTTTACTGGTTTGGAGTATGTGGTTTCATGCACAAACTTTTTTGGCTGAGAATGCCAATTTAGGAGGAAAACCGGGTGCGTTCCATAAGCGTGTAGCTGATGTGGGGAAAGAGCAAGAAGAATATGATAGATATTGGTATATGGCTATTGAAGGGCGCTTGCATACTGATCTTGATAATATTAGCCAAAATTATTCACATTTAGTTACTTTTTCCCGCACAGTGGCAAGAAAGAAAATCCAATATAAAAATCGCCGTATCGCTTTATTTAATGACACCTTTGATAACCGTAAGTATTTTGATAAAAATTTGCCTTGGCAAGCCGAAAGCCTGCTTTTCACCGCTTCTTCTCATCATCAAAAAGCCGTGTTAATTGATTATGAATTACCAGAATGCGCAGTCGGCTTTGTGATGGAACATAATATGATTGATAACTATTGGGATACGAACGAACATCATTATGGCGATATCAAACTTCCTCACCTAGGAAAAAATGTCAATACACCGTTACAAGATGTGTCGAGTGTTGTGACGGGTGAAGTGTTATGGGATATCAACTATAACTTCTGCCAATCTTGGGATCGTAATGGATTATTTGAAAATCGAGGGAATTATGAGGCGACAGAGAATCTCACCCAACAACGACAACATCTAACCCGTGAAATGTTTATCCCTAATGAAAAATTTGGCCATCAGGTTAAAGCCCAAATTTTACGCACTTATGATGAACCACGAGTCACCGATATTCAAAAAATTTATCTGCAAAATATCAAAAAAACGGTGAGTTATATTTACACGGAAAATCAATATTTTCGTTATCCTCCATTAGTTGAAACATTCCTTGCCCATTGGGAAAAAATGCGCCAAGCAGGGCGAACCAGCCCAATTTATTGGTTTGCGGTAACCAACTCTTCAGATGATGGGCTTGGTAAAGGCACTTACACCACCAATCAAATGTTGAAATTATTAGGTAGACAAGATGTGATGCCTAATGTGGTGAGGCAGTTAAAGATTGAAGAAATTCAAGCAGAAATGGATTATTATCACTTCAAATTAGCACAGCCCTCTTTGCTTTCTGATCCGAAGTCAACAATGGAAACCATTGACGAACTAAAAAAACAAAAAGCTGACTTAGAAAAAGAGATAAAAGGCAGTCAAAAGAATGCTGAAAAAGGTATTGAGCAAGAAGATGCAGAGTTGCTCAAAAAACTTCAGGCAAAAATTGACCAAACACCGGGTATCAAAAGTCACATTTGCACCTTAGCCTCAGCCAATAGTTGGAATGAAGTCTATGTGCATTCCAAAGTTACCATTATGGATGATGTTTTTACGATAATCAGCTCAGCTAATTTAAATACTCGCAGTATGGAGAAAGATACCGAGTTAGGTATAGTAATTGAAAATGGGCAAGTTGCTCGCGAGTTACGGCAAACCTTATGGGGTTTGCATGCAAAGAATGATAGTGATGCCAATCCCCCTGATTTACATGATCACCGTGATGCTAAAAAGGTATTTGATAGATGGGGAAAATTAATTAAAAAAAATCAAGAGGCAAGAGAAAAAGGTGAGATGCCTAAACGTCCTTTACGCCAATTTTTTCGAGCAGATCCGAAAGTATCGAGGTTAGACTAATGAAGCACACGTGTTTAAAAATATTTTGGTTTATTGCCATTGCCGTTCCTGTAAGTTTTGTCTTATTGATTAAGTATTTAGAATGTAATCCTATTTTTATGGGCGGGGGGCCGAGTTATCGGCCGGAGCGTTGTACCGCCAAAGAAAGAGCTGAAAGTGAAAAATTGAAAAAGGAGTATAAAATGGATGTTATGCAACAACTTGCTGCCTTAGAATTTAGCTGTGTTCATGAAGAGAGACCACCTATCCCCGAAGAAGCCCAACTGCTTTACAACTATGCCCTTTATCAAGACTTACACAAAATGTGGACAGGGAAAGCCGGCGATTGGAATGAGCTCTTGCCTTATTACCGAATTGCTGCTGCCAATGGGGATTATAAAGCCAATGTAAGGTTGCAATATTTATTAGAAACCAACCGAGCCTTAACCTCAAAGAGCTATGATGAGGTACATAGTTTGAATAAGTTATTAGCGAAATCACTTCCGGCGACGGCATATTATAAGCTTTATGGACATCTAGATATTGGCTTTGGTGTCACCACCAAAGAAAAAGACGGTAAATATGCCTATTTAAGAAAAGCAGCAGATTTGGGTAGTAAAGAGGCGCAGTATGTAGTATCTAAATACATAGGTGCAGTTGATGATCCTGAAACGCTTAAATATAGACTAAAAATAATTGAACAGCTCAGGCAATGTGCTTCAGAACAAGGCTTAGCGGAGGCTTCGGAGTTTTTGGGTATTAGATATCAGGATGAAGGACAATATAATCAAGCACTTCAAGCCTATCATCAAGGGGTAAAAAATGGATCTTCTATGTCAGCTCTTACCTTATCCTATGGTTTTGATGGGAAACGCAAAGATGATGGAACAGATAATGATTTTTTAAATCTCCCTAAAGATCTTGAACGTTCAATCAGGTATAAAATGATATGGGATTATTTATCTGATTATTATTATCTCCAGCCTAAAGCCCCCGATCTTGATGAAATCGTTCCCTTACCGCCAGCCAAGCTCCCACCTTGGGACGGTAAAATCGCATTCCAACGTTGGTTTGAAGGTCCTTCACCACAAAAACCAAGCGATGAGCTAATGCAAAAACTCGCTGAAAAAGCCGGGCTAGATTGGCAAACTGGATTGCCGTTGAAAAAATAAGGGGGAAACTACCGCACTTTTAACTTAGGGCAGAAATAAAAGTGCGGTGGAAATTAAGGAGATTTTATGCCAACAGTAAAATTTACTTCTCTCATCAATCTGTGTTTTTTCATCTCCCTACGCCAATTTTTTCGAGCAGATCCGAAAGTATCGAGGTTAGATTAATGAAGCACGCTTGTTTAAAAATATTTTGGTTTATTGCCATTGTCGTTCCTGTAAGTTTTGTCTTATTAATTAAGTATTTAGAATGTAACCCTATTTTTATGGGCGGGGGGCCGAGTTATCGGCCGGAGCGTTGTACCGCCAAAGAAAGAGCTGAAAGTGAAAAATTGAAAAAGGAGTATAAAATGGATGTTATGCAACAACTTGCTGCCTTAGAGTTTACTTGTGTTCACGAAGAGAAACCACCTATCCCCGAAGAAGCCCAACAGCTTTACAACTATGCCCTTTATCAAGACTTACACAAAATGTGGACAGGGAAAGCAGGGGATTGGAATGAACTCTTGCCATATTACCGAATTGCCGCAGCCAATGGGGATTATAAAGCCAATGTAAGGTTGCAATATTTATTAGAAACCAACCGAGTTTTAACCTCAAATAGCTATGATGAGGTACATAGTCTCAATAAACTGTTAGCCAGCCAATTGCCAGCCACCGCTTACTATAAACTTTACGGACACTTAGATATTGGTTTTCGTGTCACCACTAAAGAAAAAGATGGTAAATATGCTTATTTAAGAAAAGCAGCGGATTTAGGTAGTCGAGAAGCGCAATATGTGGTAGCAGAAATGCTTGAAAATATTGAAGATGAGAATGAATCTAAAGAGGTATTCCAATACAGGTTAAAACTGGCAGAACAATTATTGCAATGTGCTTCGGAACAAGGGGTCGCGGAGGCTTCAGTTTCTTTGGGAATTGGTTATAAAAACCAAGGGCAATATGAACAAGCAGTTCAAGCCTTTCATCAAGGCGTAAAAAATGGCTCTTATATGTCAGCATCGTATTTGTCTGATGGATTTGATGGTAAGCGAAAAAATGATGGTGAAGATATTGATTTTCTAAATCTGCCTGAAGATATAGAGCGTTCAGTAAGATATAAAATGATATGGGATTATTTATTTGATCATGACTATCTCCAACCTAAAGTCCCCGATCTTGATGAAATCGTTCCCTTACCCCCAGCCAAACTTCCACCTTGGGACGGTAAAATCGCATTCCAACGTTGGTTTGAAGGCCCTTCACCGCAAAAACCAAGCGATGAGTTAATGCAAAAACTGGCTGAAAAAGCAGGGCTAGATTGGCAGACTGGATTGCCGTTGAAAAAATAAGGGAAAAATTACCGCACTTTTCATTGAGAGCAGAAAAAGTGCGGTGGAAAATTAAGGCGGATTTATGGTTTTTGTTTAAGCATCACTGTTCTATTTTTATCCTAATGTAGCGAGGTTAGACTAATGAAACACCGTTGTTACACTTGTTTTAAAATCTTATTGGGGCTACTTATTGCCAGCTTAGTAGGGCTTTTTTTTCTCATAAGATACCTTGAATGTAACCCTATTTTTATGGGCGGGGGACCGAGTTATCGACCAGAACGTTGTACCGCCAAAGAAAAAGCACAACAAAAGGAAAATACTATGCAGAAAATGGAACAACTTGCTGCCTTAGAATTTAGCTGTGTTCATGAAGAGAGACCACCTATCCCCGAAGAAGCCCAACTGCTTTACAACTATGCCCTTTATCAAGACTTACACAAAATGTGGACAGGGAAAGCAGGGGATTGGAATGAACTTTTGCCTTATTACCGAATTGCTGCTGCCAATGGGGATTATAAAGCCAATGTAAGGTTGCAATATTTATTAGAAACCAACCGAGCCTTAACCTCAACGAGCTATGATGAGGTGCATAATCTCAATAAACTTCTAGCGAAATCACTTCCGGCGACGGCATATTATAAGCTTTATGGACATCTAGATATTGGCTTTGGTATCACTACTAGAGAAAAAGACGGTAAATATGCCTATTTAAGAAAGGCGGCAGATTTAGGCAGTAGAGAGGCTCAATATGTGGTTGCAGATATGTTAGGGGATATAGATGATCCTGAAACGCTCCCATATAGACAAAAAATTATTGAGGAACTTAGACGTTGTGCTTCGGAGCAAGGTTCAGCAGAGGCTTCGGAGTTTTTGGGTATTAGATATCAGGATAAAGAGCAATATTCGCAAGCACTTCAAGCCTATCATCAAGGGGTAAAAAATGGCTCTTATATGTCAGCATTTATCTTATCCCGTAGCTTTGATGGTAAACGTAAAGATGATGGAACAGATGATAATTTTTTAAATCTTCCAGAGGATTTAGAAAGATCAACTCGCTATAAAATGATTGATAGTTATTTATTTAAATATGATTATCTCCAACCTAAAGTCCCTGATCTTGATGAAATAGTTCCTCTCCCCCCAGTCAAACTTCCACCTTGGGACGGTAAAATCGCTTTCCAACGTTGGTTTGAAGGCCCTTCTCCACAAAAACCAAGCGATGAGCTAATGCAAAAACTCGCTGAAAAACCAGGGCTAGATTGGCAGACAGGTCTTCCGTTGAAAAAATAAGGGAAAAACTACCGCACTTTAAAGTTAGGGCAGAAAGAAAAGTGCGGTGGAAAATTCCGCACTTTTTGAAATAGGGTAAAAAGTGCGGTGATAATGCTTTCCTTTTGTCCAAATTAAAAAATGGTGAAATGCCTAAACATCCCTTACGCCAATTTTTCCGAGCAGATCCGAAAGTATCGAGGTTAGACTAATGAAACACCGTTGTTACACTTGTTTTAAAATCTTATTGGGGCTACTTATTGCCAGCTTAGTAGGGCTTTTTTTTCTCATAAGATACCTTGAATGTAACCCTATTTTTATGGGCGGGGGGCCGAGTTATCGGCCGGAGCGTTGTACCGCCAAAGAAAGAGCTGAAAGTGAAAAATTGAAAAAGGAGTATAAAATGGATGTTATGCAACAACTTGCCGCTTTAGAGTTTAGCTGTGTTCACGAAGAGAGACCACCAATCCCCGAAGAAACCCAACAGCTTTACAACTATGCTCTTTATCAAGATTTACACAAAATGTGGACAGGGAAAGCAGGGGATTGGAATGAACTCTTGCCATATTACCGAGTTGCCGCAGCTAATGGGGATTATAAAGCCAATGTAAGGTTGCAATATTTATTAGAAACCAACCGAGCCTTAACCTCAACGAGCTATGATGAGGTGCATAATCTCAATAAACTTCTAGCTAAATCACTTCCGGCGACGGCATATTATAAGCTTTATGGACATCTAGATATTGGCTTTGGTGTCACCACCAAAGAAAAAGACGGTAAATATGCCTATTTAAGAAAAGCAGCAGATTTGGGTAGTAAAGAGGCGCAGTATGTAGTATCTAAATACATAGGTGCAGTTGATGATCCTGAAACGCTTAAATATAGACTAAAAATAATTGAACAGCTCAGGCAATGTGCTTCAGAACAAGGCTTAGCGGAGGCTTCGGAGTTTTTAGGAATCAGTTATCAGGATGAAAGACAATATAAGCAAGCAATTCAAGCCTTTCATCAAGGGGTAAAAAACGGCTCTTCTTCTTCTGCAGGATGGTTATCTAGTGCTTTTGATGATAAAAGGAAAGATGACGGAAGTGATATGTATTTTTTAAATCTTTCTACAGATTTAGAACGCTCATTAAGATACGAGATGATAAGACACTATTTATCAACGAAAGACTATCTCCAACCTAAAGTCCCTGACCTTGATGAAATAGTTCCCTTACCCCCAGCCAAACTCCCACCTTGGGACGGTAAAATCGCATTCCAACGTTGGTTTGAAGGCCCTTCACCGCAAAAACCAAGTGATGAGTTAATGCAAAAACTGGCTGAAAAAGCCGGGCTAGATTGGCAAACTGGTCTTCCGTTGAAAAAATAAGGGGGAAACTACCGCACTTTTTATTGAGAGCAGAAAAAAGTGCGGTGGAAATTAAGGTGGATTTATGGTTTTTGTTTAAATATCACTGTTCTATTTTTATCCTAATGTAGCGAGGTTAGACTAATGAAGCACGCGTGTTTAAAAATATTTTGGTTTATTGCCATTGCCGTTCCCGTAAGTTTTGTCTTATTGATTAAGTATTTAGAATGTAACCCTATTTTTATGGGCGGAGGGCCGAGTTATCGACCAGAACGTTGTACCGCCAAAGAAAGAGCTGAAAGTGAAAAATTGAAAAAGGAGTATAAAATGGATGTTATGCAACAACTTGCTGCCTTAGAATTTAGCTGTGTTCATGAAGAGAGACCACCTATCCCCGAAGAAGCCCAACTGCTTTACAACTATGCCCTTTATCAAGATTTACACAAAATGTGGACAGGGAAAGCAGGGGATTGGAATGAACTTTTGCCTTATTACCGAATTGCCGCAGCTAATGGGGATTATAAAGCCAATGTAAGGTTGCAATATTTATTAGAAACCAACCGAGCCTTAACCTCAACGAGCTATGATGAGGTGCATAATCTCAATAAACTTCTAGCGAAATCACTTCCGGCGACGGCATATTATAAGCTTTATGGACATCTAGATATTGGCTTTGGTGTCACCACTAAAGAAAAAGACGGCAAATATGCCTATTTAAGAAAAGCAGCGGATTTGGGTAGTCGAGAAGCGCAGTATGTGGTGGCAGATATGTTAGGGGATATAGATGATCCCGAAACGCTCCCATATAGACAAAAAATTATTGAGCAACTTAGACAATGTGCTTCGGACCAAGGCTTAGCAAAGGCCTCCACATTTTTAGGTATCCGTTATAAAAATCAAGGTCAATATGAGCAAGCAATTCAAGCGTTTCATCAAGGCGTAAAAAATGGTTCTTCATCCTCAGCAAATAGATTAGCTTATGGATTTGATGGTAAGCGAAAAAATGATGGTGAAGATATTGATTTTCTAAATCTGCCTGAAGATATAGAGCGTTCAGTAAGATATAAAATGATACAGAATTATTTGTCAACGAAAGACTATCTCCAACCTAAAGTCCCTGACCTTGATGAAATCGTTCCCTTACCCCCAGCCAAACTTCCACCTTGGGACGGTAAAATCGCTTTTCAACGTTGGTTTGAAGGCCCTTCACCACAAAAACCAAGTGATGAGTTAATGCAGAAACTGGCTGAAAAAGCAGGGTTAGATTGGCAAACTGGATTGCCGTTGAAAAAATAAGGGCAAAGACGATGCACGTTGAATGTATTGATGTTAGAGACAAGGAATCTCATTATGCAAGACTCAAAATCAACTTTTTCTCCAAAACATTGGTCGATTACGCCGAAAGGCAAAAATCCTGCTCATATTGGTGCTTCTGTGCTACACCCTGATGGTTCGGTTGGCCAGGTTGTGGGAGGGCAATCTACTGTCACCTTTGGTGGCAAAGCGGCGGCTTGTATTGGTGATAAGGTAGAATGTCCAGGACATAGTGGTGTAATTATCGCTGGAGCAAAAACCGTCTCCATTGGCGGTAAGGCCTTAGCCCGAGAAGGGGATAAAACCAGCTGTGGCGGGGTGATTATCAATGCTTTTCCAACGATTACCGTTTATGACAGCACAAAAACCGTGCATGGCAAAAGTATCGCTGGTGCTAAAGAGATTCGATTAAATTTAATGGAATCGGCACATTCAAAGCAGAGTGCTTATGCTGGAATGCCTTATAAAGTGATGATTGAACAGCAAGAGATTGGGCAAGGTGTTATTGATGAAACCGGCTCGCTTTATTTTGAAGTGAAAGACACAGACAAAGAAGGCGAAATTGAGCTAGGCAATGGGCAACGGTTTCATTTGCAATTAATTGAGGAAATAGACCTTGCTAGTACATTAGATAAACAAGGGTATCCGACAGAGCAAGCTCAAGATAACGAGCTTGCTGATTATCACCAAGTATTAAAGGATAACTAAGATGTCAAAAAACCGCTATCCAACCATTGTTATTTCAAAGGCCACAGGCCAAGGGAAGTTAAACCAAAGTTGGTTTTTACGGCAAGATGCCTGTAACGAGATGGGGGCGGAAAGGCCGGTGATTGTTCAGCCACCACCTGCAACACCGGCGACGTTTCAGCCATTGATTAATGGTCAAACAACTTTTGAAACCCTGTATGATTTTATCGCTAAGGCAAAACATTCTATCGACATTGCAATTTGGGGTTTTCAACCTTCCATGCTTTTTAAGCGAGATGGGGAATCTCCTTGTATTGGTCGATTATTGATACAAAAAGCCGTAGAAGGCAGAGAGGTTAAGGTTTTAGTATGGAGTATGTGGATAGACTTCCAAACCGTAAAAGGCTTGGGAGAGGCCAATTTAGGAAATGCACCGGGGTTAATGCCTTTCCAGCAAAAAGGTAAAGCATATCAGAGCGAGGCTCAGCGCGCTTATGATTATTGGTGGTATCGTGCGGTGGCGGGCAAGATAGGAGAAAAGGATTTAGCCGAGTTAAACCGATTAAATGAAGTTTATTCGGAAACGGTGTTTAGAGGGGCTTTTACAGAACTTTATGGCTTTAGTTTCAGTGATAATCGTGTGAAATTGCAAGTGAAAAAACGCAGTGTGAAAAGTCATTTTAATCATTATCCTGAGGCCAGTGCGTTGCCTGTTATGAACCGGCTCGTATTGTATGTTTCCCCTTCCCATCATCAAAAGACGGTGCTGATTGATTATATTGACCCACCTAATGCAGTGGGATTCGTATTAGAGCATAATATGCTTGATGAGTATTGGGATGAAAGTACTCATTACAGCCGTCCTATCACGCCATATACGCAACGTAACGCCCCGATACCGTTGCAAGATGTTTCTTCTTTAGTAACGGGAAAGGTATTGTGGGATATCAACCATAATTTTTGCCAATCTTGGGATAGAAGTGATAGCCGTAATTTGGTGGGATGGGTTGACCGAGAGGCAAGGGAAGCCTACAACACGCCTTTGGCCGCAGATAGACGAAGAAGTGTGCTAACGCGAGATTCGTTTGCCCCACGTTCTGAGTTGGGTGAATTAATTATGGCGCAAATCTTACGCACTTATGATAATCCGAAAGAAGAGCATATCCGAGCGATGTATTTGGAGAATATCAAAAAGGCGAGCCATTTTATTTATACGGAAAACCAATATTTTCGCTGGACAGAATTGGTGCGAGCGTATCAATCCCATTGGCAACGATTGAAAGACAATGGGCGAGAGGTCAGCCAACCGTTATATTGGTTTGTGGTGACCAATTCCAGTGATGCGGGAATTGGTAGTGGAACCTATAACACCTATCAAATGCTCAAGCTATTGGGGCGAGAGGATGTGCTGCCGGGGGTAAGCACCCAGTTGGATAGTGACAACACGAATGATGGCGATTATACCAAATATGATGATTATCGAAATAAAAGGCAAGAGCTAGAAGAGCAGCTTGAAACCTTAACTGCACAAGAGGAACGCGGGCAAGGTGGAGTGGCGGTTGCCCAGAAAAAAGCGGCAGTTTTAGAGGAGTTATCTGCATTAAGCGAGCAGGAGCAACAGGCGATTCAGGCACAATATGAAGAGATGAAACAACTCAAACGCGAAGTCAGTGATGCAGTGGGGATTCGGACGCATATTTGCACGCTAACCTCAATGGATGCGTGGCAAGAGGTGTATATTCATTCGAAAGTTACGATTATTGATGATGTGTTTACCTTTATTGGCTCAGCCAATCTGAATACCCGCAGTATGCAGGTGGATACGGAGTTGGGGATTATTTCGGAGTGTCAGGCTGTAGCAAGGGCGTTGCGTTATGATTTATGGAGTTTACATACTAATCATAATTCGGAGGTTAATCCTAAAGAAATGAACCGTTTTGAGAGAACGAAGGTAGTGTTTGATAAATGGGAAAAATTGATGGATATAAATAGAAAACAACGTTATAAACAAAGATTACCCCATCAACCTTTATGTGAATTTTTACGTTTAACCACAGAAATTTCGAGGTCAGACTAATGAAACCAATCAAAAAACTTGTATTACTCAGTCTTATTGCCAGCTTGTGTGCGTGTCACACAGTGGCCTCAACCAGTAAGGATAAGCCGATGCAAAAAAACAACAGCATTTTAGATAATCTCTCTTTTGAATGTAAACATGAAGTGCGTCCACCTATTGATAAAGAGGTACATAGCCTCTATAACTATGCCCTTTA includes the following:
- a CDS encoding DUF6396 domain-containing protein yields the protein MKRNITRGLIPIICFLLSACAKGGSMFSQAELQQRLDVDCIHEVLPPIPSDTETLYQYARYHDLHRLWKGKIGGWNDLAKYYRIAAANGNYKANKRLQYLLYSNRIIAENNKKEVITLNEQLEKLAPASAYYGYFVYLSKGYGVKVFSSGEYSYLRKAVDLGNKEAQYAMAEILGQIKDDKSFQLRSQLWRKLYQCASDQGMGKASLELGGSRQIDGLYDKALNAYQQGVRNGNALSALTLYYGFRDGATNKDKYDYLPISHDPERAKRYEMIKTYLYDYSYLQPTVPDLDEIVPLPPAKLPPWDGKITFQRWFEGPSPQKPSDELMQKLAEKVGLDWQTGLPLKK
- a CDS encoding PAAR domain-containing protein gives rise to the protein MQDSKSTFSPQRWSITPKGKNPAHIGASVLHPDGSVGQVVGGQSTVTFGGKAAACIGDKVECPGHSGVIIAGAKTVSIGGKALAREGDKTSCGGVIVNAFPTITVYDSTKTVHGKSAEGKQELKLSLFQSAFSEQKKYVGMPYKLYIDGSEVGEGVSNEEGDFYLEVPENINEFELVLKNGDRYIIATES
- a CDS encoding phospholipase D-like domain-containing protein, with the translated sequence MDEEKQPIRIQLAKHQNEVILTERWFLDNAETYQNGDKSRPVDATFKALVNGETAFAEVYEAINNAKRSVDIAIWGFQPSMCFKRGSDDKTYRIGDLLIIKAYENVQIRLLVWSMWFHAQTFLAENANLGGKPGAFHKRVADVGKEQEEYDRYWYMAIEGRLHTDLDNISQNYSHLVTFSRTVARKKIQYKNRRIALFNDTFDNRKYFDKNLPWQAESLLFTASSHHQKAVLIDYELPECAVGFVMEHNMIDNYWDTNEHHYGDIKLPHLGKNVNTPLQDVSSVVTGEVLWDINYNFCQSWDRNGLFENRGNYEATENLTQQRQHLTREMFIPNEKFGHQVKAQILRTYDEPRVTDIQKIYLQNIKKTVSYIYTENQYFRYPPLVETFLAHWEKMRQAGRTSPIYWFAVTNSSDDGLGKGTYTTNQMLKLLGRQDVMPNVVRQLKIEEIQAEMDYYHFKLAQPSLLSDPKSTMETIDELKKQKADLEKEIKGSQKNAEKGIEQEDAELLKKLQAKIDQTPGIKSHICTLASANSWNEVYVHSKVTIMDDVFTIISSANLNTRSMEKDTELGIVIENGQVARELRQTLWGLHAKNDSDANPPDLHDHRDAKKVFDRWGKLIKKNQEAREKGEMPKRPLRQFFRADPKVSRLD
- a CDS encoding DUF6396 domain-containing protein encodes the protein MKHTCLKIFWFIAIAVPVSFVLLIKYLECNPIFMGGGPSYRPERCTAKERAESEKLKKEYKMDVMQQLAALEFSCVHEERPPIPEEAQLLYNYALYQDLHKMWTGKAGDWNELLPYYRIAAANGDYKANVRLQYLLETNRALTSKSYDEVHSLNKLLAKSLPATAYYKLYGHLDIGFGVTTKEKDGKYAYLRKAADLGSKEAQYVVSKYIGAVDDPETLKYRLKIIEQLRQCASEQGLAEASEFLGIRYQDEGQYNQALQAYHQGVKNGSSMSALTLSYGFDGKRKDDGTDNDFLNLPKDLERSIRYKMIWDYLSDYYYLQPKAPDLDEIVPLPPAKLPPWDGKIAFQRWFEGPSPQKPSDELMQKLAEKAGLDWQTGLPLKK
- a CDS encoding DUF6396 domain-containing protein codes for the protein MKHACLKIFWFIAIVVPVSFVLLIKYLECNPIFMGGGPSYRPERCTAKERAESEKLKKEYKMDVMQQLAALEFTCVHEEKPPIPEEAQQLYNYALYQDLHKMWTGKAGDWNELLPYYRIAAANGDYKANVRLQYLLETNRVLTSNSYDEVHSLNKLLASQLPATAYYKLYGHLDIGFRVTTKEKDGKYAYLRKAADLGSREAQYVVAEMLENIEDENESKEVFQYRLKLAEQLLQCASEQGVAEASVSLGIGYKNQGQYEQAVQAFHQGVKNGSYMSASYLSDGFDGKRKNDGEDIDFLNLPEDIERSVRYKMIWDYLFDHDYLQPKVPDLDEIVPLPPAKLPPWDGKIAFQRWFEGPSPQKPSDELMQKLAEKAGLDWQTGLPLKK